A genome region from Arachis duranensis cultivar V14167 chromosome 6, aradu.V14167.gnm2.J7QH, whole genome shotgun sequence includes the following:
- the LOC107493901 gene encoding lysine-rich arabinogalactan protein 19-like, which yields MSSTPIIFFLFPPPTSIQPPPLTAAAVTTTQPSSVVSLSLSLPTSHSLALLTPARTTSAITAGEKHSAAPPSLSPFTFSPALPLLPPPAPLHSASTLPSTITAPPCPPPSVAALRPVHSLASLLPCPTSISTLLQVSASTPVNFDYC from the coding sequence ATGTCTTCTACCcccatcatcttcttcctctttcctcCTCCAACCTCTATTCAACCTCCGCCGCTAACAGCGGCCGCCGTCACCACCACCCAACCTTCGTCTgtcgtctctctctctctctcacttccAACCTCTCATTCTCTCGCTCTGCTCACCCCTGCCCGAACCACCTCCGCCATCACCGCCGGCGAAAAGCACTCGGCGGCCCCTCCCTCTCTTTCCCCATTCACATTCTCTCCCGCTCTCCCGCTCTTACCGCCGCCAGCTCCCCTTCACTCTGCCTCTACGCTACCGAGCACTATCACTGCTCCGCCGTGCCCGCCACCCTCCGTGGCGGCGCTCCGCCCAGTTCACTCCCTTGCTTCCTTACTCCCCTGCCCTACTTCCATTTCCACTCTGCTCCAGGTTTCTGCTTCGACTCCTGTAAATTTTGATTACTGTTAG